GTGCCAGAGTAGCTGTAAAACCGGAAAAATGCCGATAATCTAATGTTTCCTGGAAGAAAGTTGTACTCTGTAAGTGATCATTGACTTGTCAATTCGATATGGAatgtagacaaaaaaaaacatcattaaaAGTGGTGATACGGAGAATTTACCAAAGTTCAAATCGACTAAatttgttttaagctaacataTTTTGGACCAGTTTGCGAAATGTTCTTTCTTTTCCTCGAACTGTTTTCATTAGACATTGACATTAGATTTAATCTGATCCTGCTTAGTGTTGACTACATCACTCTTTATGTCTTGTAATGCATTCACTAAATGTATGTTATTACACAGGAATTCGTTGGTGCCGACAGAAGATCTTCAGGTAGGTGTAGTTGTTATGCTATATGATTTAACTTTTGATAAAAAGTAACCTCAGTAAGCTATATCACTTATGTATTACAAATGTAAACACCTCAGTTGACCAACTTTAATGGCTGGAAATGTTGGTTCCTAAGTGGTCGCTCTAGATGTGTTGTTTTTCGATCTTGTCGACATTTCCAAACAACTTTTATGAGATTGTTTCTCTGAGTCGTGTCTTGTCGATCTTTTCATGTCCAATGTGCTACATCGATAGTTTTTCATGTACGTTAAATGAAATTTGACTGTTTTCATTAGTcttttgatttgatatggaTACGATTGATAACTACGAAAACATTTGATTTAAATGGTCTTTGAATTTTATGTTAACgtaattattttcaaaacagtTACATATGAGAATCCAATCACGGTTACCTTATTTCATATTAGTCGCGATATCTTTCTCTCTACGGTAGTTGAGTAATAATTGGCATAAAGAATAATCTATTACCATAACTCTCATAGAAACAAAGCCATGTTTATAACAATTGGCTCAGAATGCTATTTTCGTTAACTAATGATTTTGCAATCgcaataaaatgttaacattgtatTACTTTCCATTCAGGTTTtacatactttgtttttcaacaacctgcGTATTCGAGAGATTGCAGAGAAGTATCGACTGCCTGTTCCCCTACCCATAATTCATCTGGAGTGTACGCtattaaaccagatggctaTCCGGAACCGTTTGAGGCGTACTGTGATAATGGTCTTGAtactggtggatggacggtatgcCATACTTCATTACTTGATGTCCCATGTTCAACTTTAACTAgttttaaacaaatttacttCAATTTTGCTTACAGCAATACAAagtgatgtaaaaaaaaaaaatcaaattgaatcTTTTTATTGAAGCAAAATTtgaatcaattatttttatacattttgaaattaagtcCAGTGTAGTTCATCTTCCAAGAAAACTGTAATCCTTTTAGCCTACATTACAAtttgaagttatatatatttataagttcTAATTTCTGTTACAAATGTTAGCAACATATCCCTTGCGGTAGGGAACGAATAATTAATTTGTAATAACGTCCTAGTTAACGCTTAACTTCTTTGGTATTCGTCATAGCTATTACAGCGCCGAAGATCAGATTCCGTCAATTTCAATAGAAGTTGGAAAGATTTCAGaaatggctttggctttctaGGGAGTGAGTTTTGGATTGGAAATGAGAAACTTGCattcttaacaaatcaaaagcggTACCAACTGCGAATGGATTTTGAGAACGTTGCTGGAGATACTTACTATGTAACATACGACGAGtttcgtatctcagatgaatgggggGATTATCATATATCTAGTTTAGGTACATTCAAAATATCAGATGGTAAGTGTCTTTTACATTCTTATTAAACATAAAGCCAAAATAACTcgtatttgtttattaaatgtCGAAAGTAAACGTGCATAAACTGAAAGGTTTATTCTGAGAACCAATTGATCTTTTGGAAGTAAAATTGACATGtcaaacatttttcttagcTTGAATAAACGCCACAATACATATAGTAAGAGTTTACATAGAGTATGCCAGCGAGTACAACGGTGCTAAACTACATATAGTAGCGGTTAcaacatgatatgatataaatGATCTGTTGAAAAATTAATATTGCATCAATTTCTATCTATACTAGATTTCGAAATGGCCTCCTAGAGCTGAATTGTGATTACGCACTAACTACATTACTGCTTCGTACTCAACACTAACCTTGGTTCTGAACAGGGAACCATATCTAACATGTGTACAACAGAATGTTTACACTTTTACAGGTCCGTCTCCTAGTTTGATCAAAACAACCAACGTTGTAATTAATAATCATTGTTGTCAAAAAGTAGTATAGTAACTCCGCGGAAACTCGGAAACAGAAGTAAGCTATGACTATATGGTTTCAGACCAGTTGGAGTATTATTACGGAGTATTATCTCGTAATgttgaataaatattaacataaagttGAATAAGGAACAGCCACTTCCTGATTTATATTGTTCTGTATATATTCGAACTGTTTCTgattgtgtgtttttgtttcctttaacCTGCAGATAAGAATGACATGAGAGGGCAGAATGATAAACCTATTCTTTCCCACATGTCATATTCTTCGTTTCTCTATCAGGTTCATATTATTTTAAGTTTATTATTTCCTGTTCTCTAGGAATAATCCCTGAATGGTGTCcagctaatgagatatttagcaatgagacCTGTGAGAGGACTTGTGGTGACCCTGACTTTTGCATCTCGGCTACATCTCACCCAGAAACAGAGCAATGTGTTTGTGTCGGTGATTATCTGATACAGCAAGAGCGATGTATCCCTCTGAACCAatgcaactgcttcgttgctgacaaaggaggtgtattaagggtcagtacGGCTTTTTTCGGGGCATTTTAAATGCTTTCCTCTTCATATATTGTTTGATAGCTACCTTTTTATAGTGAATCCGGAAAGCCTGCTTCATCCGAGTTGGCTTCAAAGACCGCATTTAAATTTCTTAAAGGTTCCTACCCTTACCTAGCTCAATCGATAGGAAGTTTGTATTGACCACCCTCAGTTGAAACCTTATACCTTTCACTGTGaattgatatttcatttttttttgctgaATATCTTTAATTAGGAAGGCGAGTTTTACGTCAATTCGAGTtgtacacgaagatcaacttgtaggaacaaccatATTATAGaagcgagttaccagtgtagtgatcacgcaactTGTGATGAAAggagcggtgtccgtaaatgttactgcaatgaagactaccaaggggacggagagacatgcacccacaactgcttcgttgctgccaaaggaagtgtattaagggtcagtacATTTTTTTCAGGACATTTTAGATACTTTGCTCTTCACGAATTGTCCATATTATTTGAAGCAAACCTTCAAATAGTTAAATTGTCGATTATCGCAATATATTTACAGTAAACCGAGTGGCGTGTGCATCGCGGTTAGGCATGGATCATGGACCCCATTTCCGTCGCCCGTGCAGGCATATCTGTCAGTCGATTGATGTATTACATTTAGAAGGGATTGATAATACTACTCATACGGATGTGCATTCCCTCAGAAATGTTACATAAAAAGTCATTATTTACTTTTTAACCCAAAGTCTTGCGATTAGAAAGAATTGTAGCCTTAGTGTTAAGTTGAGATAAACCTTTGAATGCAACATGTTTtagctactttttttttattttaatggcGAATCACTATGTCGAGAACATTGGAGTTGGCTCCAAATACCTCATAAAACTTTTTTACAGTTCATACCCTTTGCTACAACAGTCAGGCAGATGTTGAATTGGTTATAATTCATATATTAGTTTTTCCCccgctgaatatcttaaattaggaaggcgagttttacatcaattcaagatgtacacaaaGATCAACTTGTACGAACAACCATATTGTAGAGGcaagttaccagtgtagtgatcacgcaacctgtgatacgaggagcggtgtccgtaaatgttactgcgcTCCAAACTACGAAGGTGACGGAgcgacgtgcacccacaactgcttcgttgctgccaAAAGAAGTGTAGTGAGGGTAAGGTACTTTAAATGCTTTGCCTGTAATTCATTTAGACCTAGCGAAAGAACATAGCATGGCAACGCAACTATGATACACCCAGAACGATGAACGTtaccaaatatatttaaaacgcTCATGACCGTTTATTAGTGTTAATCCAGTGTGTCATCAAAGTCgctaaaaatgtaacaaattaacATATGTTTTACTATCTTTGGAATATTTCGTCTTACATTTATCTTTCCAGGAAGGTGAATCATACATTAACACTGACTGTTCCTTACGAATAACTTGCAACAATAACGTACTCACAAGTGAGAGGTACAGTTGTAGTGCAGACGCAACCTGCGAGGAGCGGAATGATATCCGTAGATGTCACTGTAACGAATGGTTTGACGGTGATGGTGTTACATGTACCCGCAGTGGACCGAGAGATTGTTCTGATCTATACACAGCGGGTAGAAGAAATAACggaaaatataccatttatCCTGCTGGAAGCTCCGGGTTTGAAGTTTTTTGTGAAATGTCTAGTGGTGGATGGACAGTAAGTTTTAGCCATTGACAAACAAAAGCTTTCCCAtgttaaacttttgttttctcATATGACAGGACTTCGTTCACTAACATTGGAAGTAAATCattcaattatttaattaaattgatcCATCTTCCTTtcagtttaaaacaaattggattattgaccttcaccaattaATTTCTCTTACTTATTGTAGTACAATGAGACATTTTATACATTACTGAATTGCCATCTATAAACTAATTGATTCTCTTTGTAGATTTTGCAACGACGTACAAGTAGATACGTCAGCTTTTATCGAAACTGGAATGAATACAAAAACGGGTTTGGACTTCCAACAGGAGATCATTGGattggcaacgataaaataCACACATTGACAAACCAAAAATCTACCAACTTCTAGTAGAAAAGACAAACCCGGAAGGATCAACATATCATAGCCGTTATTCATCTTTCAGAATCAGTAACGAGGGAGACAAATACCAACTGACATTGGCTGGCTACAATGGAAATGCTGGTTTGTATTATGCTAAATGTCAATCATACGCAGACTTGCAGTTATTGCGTTATATCATTCTAGCATATTACCTGTAGTCGTAATCACACTACATGATTTGTACTCGCACATATACTCAGGCAATGGTTTAATTCTAGTGTAAATACTAATGTAGAGCTGTATTAGACATCGAGCTTAGAGTCCCGTGCGCATTGTTCAGTGTACAGTTGCTTTATACTTTAGCACGTGTTGGTAAAATGATATATTGTTGTAACAtcatgatatatcatatcaaccACACTCCTTTATAGTTAGTAGCATCTGCTTTCCCGCAATTTAACCCAGACCCTGTCTAGCTTAAAACGTAAAGGAATAATAACCAGTCTGGAAACCTAAGAATTGCTGCAGCATTTCAGCTTACTTTgtgattgaaatatgttattaaacAGTAACTTAAATCAATTTCTTTAAGAACGACTTCATCATttccaaacaaaaaaaataagtttcatTTGATCATGAAATACTTGTTCATTACATTGATAGAGAGGCCAATGATAttacaacaataaaaacaaaagtatcaAATAATTCGGCCATTTTTTGAAAAGATCAGTCGAGACGTACTGTATGTGTAACATTCTTGAAGTGCATCACTTGCCGTATTTCTTATTGTTAGAAATGTTTAATCATATGGTAAACTATCAGTTTGTCGATATCAAATGAAAGTAATCCGTCAGTTTGAAAGTTAAGAAACACTTTATTTCCCTCCCCTTATTTGAATACCTAGTATATATTGAacaattaaaactatatattttacaaaatgccAAAAGTGAATACTTCAACATATGCACCATTCACATTTCTGCTAATCTGTCAAACACAACTATATTATTAATTACTATTTGTCgaaggaaaagaaataataatataaatacaatactgatattaagAAGCATATTGTAATAATTAACGATGTTCTAAAATGAGGTCACATACAAATTGACAGAAATTGGAACCGCCCCAGTAAACAATCGCAAACTTGACACCTTTGTTCAATTTTGTAAACTACATTAGGATAATTGAGAACTCGTATATGAAACCACAAAAATATAACGTAAGCCCAAActtaataaacaaacaaaacaaaaaacgcaATTATAACCAACAGCTACAGCAAACGAACCCAAAGTGACTTAAAAATGTCCAGTAtatataaaaggaaaagaaacttCGTATCTTACAAGAAAATACCTTCATTCATTATTCGCTACTTTCCTTACAGGTAACAATGCTATGGGAGCAAATTCAGGACATCCATTTAGTACGCACGATCAAGACAACGATGGATCGAGTACCTTCGACTGCGCAGAAAAACACcgaggtggctggtggtatcCAGATGATAGTAATACGGGCTCTACCAGCAAATGTTACTCATTCAGCGACCGCGTTACTAGATACGAGTACTCTGTctgttattactattattgttattattattaatgttgtCCTTCTAGTCGTCCACATTATCAACgctgttattattattctagATACTATTATTGTTACTGCTGCGCAAATAAAAATCCGGCCTATGAGACAACTTTTTATTCTTGTGGGTACTCCAATCTCAACGGCGACTACTCGTCCAACGATTACCGCGGTATCTTTTGGAAGAATCTTCACGGTTCTGATTGCGGTATAACAGCAACGACATTGAAAATACAGCCAATTTAATAATCAAAGTAGTGGATTTGAAGTCTTTAAGGTAACAAGTTCGGGAAACGGTTGGCGAAAGAAAAAGAAGTACATATCGAAGCTATAGTAGAAGTTTTTGATTTGAAAAATGGAAGTGAAGGAAAGAGACACTAATTAGCCTTCCAAGGTAATACTATGTTATAAGGGAAAATACTAAACGACGGTTAACCATTGTACCAGTGGGACAGCCAGCACAGAGAACTCGATGGTGTTTGATAATTGTTCGATAGTTTTCGATAATTGCATTGAATTCAAAACTTgtcttttaatatgttatcaGTAATAATGGCACTGAGAATACTATAAAAAgatgcaaataaaatatattaaaaaaatcagtATGCTGACTAGTTCTATTCCTTTCCAGCTGTTGCGattatattgaataaaagtAAGTGGCAATGTCATGACATCGCCTAACTATCAACGACATCTTTTACGTTTCGATGTACTTTCACTGATGTTTATGTATGTGTAAGAAATCAGTTCTACTGACATAGTAAAGCGCAATGGTATATgcagaaaaaacaaaaccaaccGAAATCAACATAATATGTGCCCTCCTTATTCCTGAATCAATATCCTTATTTGGAACAATTATATTAAACATTTGCTTTCgataatgaaagaaatgtttacatGCACACGAAGTTGGTCATATATAACCAGAGTTCTGGGAGACTCCTTTAGTCAGATATATGCCAAAGGTACGTATTCAACCAGACTCACTAACTAACCATTACTCTGCATAGCTTTCTTTCTCACCCATCTCCATGGAAGAATATGATGTAGTGCCTGTTCATTTGGTCATCTGATTGATTGTCCCGACTATAGAAATGATCGTTCTCAAAATTCCTAGTTAAGTGCGATATACCACCTGATCATCCCCATCAACCCCAGCACGTATTTAAAGCGTACTGCTGTGtttgaaatataacaaatatgaatCCCCTTGAGATTTACAAATTCAAAGGTGAgagtcatttaaaaaaaaattcacagaaATAGGAGGGCATaggtgggaaggggagggggcacgGGATGACAGTGGCCTTTGTATTCTGACTCCACATCCATGGTATTTAACAACAGATAATGAAGTTTTCTTGATTATTCAAAGAACTTGCGTTTTTTCGTTAAGATGACAACAATGACAAACACGTgattttcaaagtgacaaaaGGTACACTTTGATTTATGGAAAGTGGTCCTTTGTCGGCCCTTTTGTAAATATTAGATCCTTGGTTTTTCTTTCTcgttacaggaaataaattgTCGCACTATTTACGACCTTGCGGGTAGTTCGTAAAGAGGGCAAAACCACAAGCCAGACGAGATGAGTAATAAAATAACACATGGAAATATCTAAACTACCTTGATATCGAAATGACATAACGAATGGATAGATgtaaaactggcaaaacatgTTATTTACTGAAGTTTTGTTATCTCTTGCATACCTTGGAATTTCCCTCTACTACCATTCTCCTGAATACATGCCAAGTAATTTCTATATTGGAAGCATGGGAGTAAAACTTGAGATAAAATAAATCCAAACattcaaaaatgaaaaggaaacaagTGCGGTCTTTATAAATATAAGGAGCAATTGTTAGAAAACATCAAATAATCAGTTGAAAGAGTGGAAAGATTATAACAAAGGCCCTTATGCCTATAGTTTTCACTGACAGCAACCCATCCTCTCTTGTCAGCACCTACACCAGTGACAATATGACTCGGATATTTCTGAAATACATTAGCTTTGTGTTCATTAATGGATGCTACTTACTACaacgaaaagaaaatgatatttgaaataatCTATGGTTGCTTTTCCCTTAATATGTTCAAGCAATATCAAATAACCTAGAAAAActattttaaatgaagaaagagaTGAATAAACTGACGTATTATCCTCATCCATACCGTCAGATAATTGCTGGTTCGTATTGACAGAATCGTTATCATTTCACAAATATTTGgtaatgtatatacatgtaactTCAAATCGGCTAAAATATAGAGAaagagactgtggatgcaacgccttcgcaccattcaacttCATGGAGCTAACATTCTTTTTAAACGTTACACGTCGCCGGTGAACAGATAACTTGGAACCGTTACGCCCTAATTTTACGGATGATCGCTACGTCTTTTCCTGTATTCGGGATTAAATAGTATGTTCAGTGACAAAGGCCATCAGATCAGTCGTAGTGACTACGCCAAAGGGTATCCGTTGTATGCCTTTGATGTGACAGCTGACCTAGCTAGCGGAGGCGACTTTAATCTCCGAAAGGGTAATGTGCGTCATGAAATGCAATTTGAGCACGCCCTGACCAGAAGTGTGAGCGTGTTTGTATACGTTGAATATGACGTTTTGATAGTAGTGGTTAAACTCGCAACGTATTCATATACTTTTAGCGCTCTTTTCTAAAAGTGTCattaacacaaaacaattaaaaaaatgagaACCGGGAATAAATTGGGTGGCAATTTTCGTTAGGGTTAAGcgaatatatttttcttttactcaTTTGGACCTCTTATTTCTGACATTTCAAGTTGCTagaattattttaataaaaagtgTGCGTGGTAATCAGGATTCAACTATTCGTAAGCTAAATGACGGTAGCTCTCATAAGACAATTGCGTATATTGTCCTTTGCATAGTCGagacattttttctttatatttaaggTGATATTTGAAAACGGATTCATGTCTCTCAATAAATCCGAAGTTACGAATATACGCCTGGGAGGAGTGTGCATTGCTACGGGGAATACCAGCCAGCTGTTATGGAGCTGTCTGTGGTCCTCTCTAAAATCCTTTTTGTGAGGGTCTCCCGTCAGAATTGGAGACTAATCTTGACCTATCTTAcaaaaaaatgatgattttaGACGATATCATGACGTCCCATGGGAACGATCAACGCATAAATGATTGGTTTTCCAAAACGAACTCATCATAGAAATATGATGGTAATGGAAATATATCATGTGAAGTATTTCCATGAGCTATATCACATTTGGTTTTTAACTGGCAAAGGAAACAAGTAATATCACACATTACATCGTGTTATTTAAAATCCCTAGAGACAAAATCCAAGTctcaaattttacaaaacagATTCATCCAGAGCAAGTCAAAAAAAGGCAGGAAGCGTTTGCAGATGCTACCAAGGAACCATACGGATATAGAAATTCATCGATCTAAAGCCTTATACGCCCACGGATTTTCGTCTTCGTACAAACACTTTCCACATAAGACCCAGTATGCTTACGTACCCAAGTgatcaaagcaaaacaaaatatgataaaacttaGACGCATAGTTTTAAAACTTTCCTTTGTGAACTGAAGCGCCACCATAGCATCAGCATCACGTCGCTTTAGAAACCATGCCCGTGAAATGGATTGTTTTTATCAAATCCTACTCATCACTGTACcaaattat
This window of the Apostichopus japonicus isolate 1M-3 chromosome 9, ASM3797524v1, whole genome shotgun sequence genome carries:
- the LOC139973782 gene encoding fibrinogen-like protein A, translated to MYVITQEFVGADRRSSGFTYFVFQQPAYSRDCREVSTACSPTHNSSGVYAIKPDGYPEPFEAYCDNGLDTGGWTLLQRRRSDSVNFNRSWKDFRNGFGFLGSEFWIGNEKLAFLTNQKRYQLRMDFENVAGDTYYVTYDEFRISDEWGDYHISSLGTFKISDGIIPEWCPANEIFSNETCERTCGDPDFCISATSHPETEQCVCVGDYLIQQERCIPLNQCNCFVADKGGVLRVSTAFFGAF